A window of the Streptomyces sp. NBC_00250 genome harbors these coding sequences:
- a CDS encoding ComF family protein, which produces MRGWWREIAGLVLPVACGGCGRPRTELCPSCEDALTGAGEGPRRVRPSPEPAGLPVVHAVAPYADAVRELLIAHKERGALTLARPLGGALAAAVETAAGVTEGPGARPLLLVPVPSSRRSVRARGHDPTRRVALAAAARLRSAGRPARVVPVLRQRRYVADQAGLGARGRLANLTGALEVVPGGGRLLGAGRVVLVDDLMTTGASLAEAARALGAVHLPFIPGIPHGLPAGLPDGSAQHGFEQRVAAVIASSPASFEINRNSPGTWIVAGGER; this is translated from the coding sequence ATGCGGGGGTGGTGGCGCGAGATCGCCGGGCTGGTGCTGCCGGTCGCCTGCGGAGGCTGCGGCCGGCCGCGCACGGAGCTGTGTCCGTCGTGCGAGGACGCCCTGACCGGGGCGGGGGAGGGGCCGCGCAGGGTGCGGCCGTCGCCCGAGCCGGCGGGGCTGCCCGTCGTCCATGCCGTCGCGCCGTACGCCGATGCCGTACGCGAACTCCTCATCGCCCACAAGGAACGCGGGGCGCTCACCCTCGCCCGGCCCCTGGGCGGCGCGCTCGCCGCCGCCGTGGAGACCGCTGCCGGGGTCACCGAGGGCCCCGGGGCGCGACCGCTGCTCCTCGTACCGGTGCCGTCCTCACGGCGCTCCGTGCGGGCGCGTGGCCACGATCCGACGCGCCGTGTCGCACTGGCCGCGGCGGCCCGGCTGCGGAGCGCGGGACGGCCGGCGCGGGTCGTGCCCGTGCTGCGGCAGCGGCGGTACGTGGCGGACCAGGCGGGTCTCGGAGCCCGTGGACGGCTCGCCAACCTCACCGGCGCGCTGGAGGTCGTGCCCGGCGGCGGGCGGCTTCTCGGGGCGGGAAGGGTGGTGCTCGTCGACGATCTGATGACCACGGGAGCCTCGCTGGCGGAGGCGGCGCGCGCCCTCGGAGCCGTACACCTTCCGTTCATTCCTGGAATACCGCACGGGTTACCGGCAGGTTTACCGGACGGTTCGGCGCAGCACGGATTCGAACAGCGGGTAGCGGCTGTGATCGCATCCTCTCCCGCTTCGTTCGAAATAAACCGGAACTCGCCAGGAACTTGGATCGTTGCAGGTGGTGAGAGGTGA
- a CDS encoding LpqB family beta-propeller domain-containing protein, translated as MIAACGGLLVTGCATMPDNGDVQPVGGANQGDSQVRVYAVAPRENANPDEIVDGFLEAMTSDDPGFATARKYLTKHAAQTWKPEQSITVLTTAPDRDQADRNADPDNQGRAYPLSGRKIATVDDRHAYQPISPAKYLQSIHVVQQPTANGKGREWRIDSLPPGLVLGEADFLRNYRSVNKYYFASREDWVVADPVYIRQRQDPVTRMDPVTQTVRALLEGPTDWLKPAVDSSFPSGTELKKGVTTLTTDDQSTLKVPLNAKADLVGGEPCRRMAAQLLFTLGDLTSVRVEQVELQGSKGPLCRLGKGQAAEFAAVRNTDRDENPYFVDEHHKLMMLDVGGKEANAPTEVPGPLGKGTTRLQSVAVDRGETRAAGVGEGGRELYVSSITTEQEAAPAILRSKAAKPTERLSAPSWDGRGDLWIADRDPAAPQLWMVPDGTGDPVKVRTPWPADDVRIESLRVSADGVRIALVVTRGGDTTLQIGRIQRQTSGDEPVVSVDDLQPAAPRMESVTAVSWAGPSRLVVVGKEAGGVQQIRYLQTDGSTSASSVLPGLNGVTSVAAPHDDSVPVVADSGNDGIVRLAPGTNWQPMVKTGTSPVYPG; from the coding sequence ATGATCGCCGCGTGCGGCGGGCTCCTGGTGACCGGGTGCGCGACGATGCCCGACAACGGGGACGTCCAGCCGGTCGGGGGCGCCAACCAGGGCGACTCGCAGGTGCGGGTCTACGCCGTCGCACCCCGGGAGAACGCGAACCCGGACGAGATCGTCGACGGCTTCCTCGAAGCCATGACCAGTGACGACCCCGGCTTCGCCACCGCCCGCAAGTACCTGACCAAGCACGCCGCGCAGACCTGGAAGCCCGAGCAGAGCATCACCGTGCTCACCACCGCGCCCGACCGCGACCAGGCCGACCGCAACGCCGACCCCGACAACCAGGGCCGCGCCTATCCGCTCTCCGGGCGCAAGATCGCGACCGTGGACGACCGTCACGCGTACCAGCCGATCAGCCCCGCCAAGTACCTGCAGTCGATCCACGTCGTGCAGCAGCCCACCGCCAACGGCAAGGGCAGGGAGTGGCGTATCGACAGCCTGCCGCCCGGCCTGGTGCTCGGCGAGGCCGACTTCCTGCGCAACTACCGGTCGGTCAACAAGTACTACTTCGCCTCCAGAGAGGACTGGGTCGTCGCCGACCCGGTCTACATCCGGCAGCGCCAGGACCCCGTCACCCGGATGGACCCGGTGACGCAGACGGTCAGGGCGCTCCTCGAAGGCCCCACGGACTGGCTGAAGCCGGCCGTCGACTCCAGCTTCCCCTCCGGTACGGAGCTGAAGAAGGGCGTCACCACACTCACCACCGACGACCAGTCCACGCTCAAGGTGCCGCTCAACGCCAAGGCGGACCTGGTGGGCGGCGAGCCGTGCCGTCGGATGGCGGCGCAACTGCTGTTCACGCTGGGCGACCTGACCTCCGTACGCGTCGAGCAGGTGGAGCTCCAGGGGTCGAAGGGCCCGCTGTGCAGGCTCGGCAAGGGGCAGGCGGCGGAGTTCGCCGCGGTCCGGAACACGGACCGGGACGAGAACCCGTACTTCGTCGACGAGCACCACAAGCTGATGATGCTGGACGTCGGGGGCAAGGAGGCGAACGCGCCCACCGAGGTGCCCGGCCCGCTCGGCAAGGGCACCACGCGGCTCCAGTCGGTCGCCGTCGACCGGGGCGAGACCCGCGCCGCCGGGGTCGGGGAGGGCGGCCGCGAGCTGTACGTCTCCTCCATCACCACCGAGCAGGAAGCGGCGCCGGCGATCCTGCGCAGCAAGGCCGCCAAGCCCACCGAGCGGCTGTCCGCGCCCAGCTGGGACGGCCGGGGCGACCTGTGGATCGCCGACCGCGACCCCGCCGCGCCCCAGTTGTGGATGGTGCCCGACGGCACCGGCGACCCCGTCAAGGTGCGGACACCGTGGCCGGCGGACGACGTCAGGATCGAATCGCTGCGGGTCTCCGCCGACGGGGTCCGGATCGCCCTCGTGGTCACCCGGGGCGGGGACACGACCCTGCAGATCGGCCGGATCCAGCGGCAGACGTCGGGCGACGAACCGGTCGTCTCCGTGGACGACCTCCAGCCCGCCGCGCCCCGGATGGAGTCGGTGACGGCCGTCTCCTGGGCCGGGCCGAGCCGGCTGGTCGTCGTCGGCAAGGAGGCGGGCGGCGTCCAGCAGATCCGCTACCTCCAGACGGACGGTTCGACCTCGGCGAGTTCGGTGCTCCCCGGTCTGAACGGGGTCACCTCGGTGGCCGCGCCGCACGACGACTCCGTGCCGGTGGTCGCCGACTCGGGCAACGACGGCATCGTGCGCCTCGCGCCGGGCACGAACTGGCAGCCGATGGTCAAGACCGGGACCTCGCCGGTCTATCCGGGGTAG
- the hpf gene encoding ribosome hibernation-promoting factor, HPF/YfiA family, which produces MDIVVKGRKTEVPERFRKHVAEKLKLEKIQKLDGKVISLDVEVSKEHNPRQADRSDRVEITLHSRGPVIRAEAAAADPYAALDLASDKLEARLRKQHDKRYTRRGNGRLSAAEVGDVVPGAAQLNGDGQLVADESDKVPTTMMGSIEVQGEGPLVVREKTHRAAPMTLDQALYEMELVGHDFYLFVDSDTKQPSVVYRRHAYDYGVIHVESDPLAEGGGAGGALGG; this is translated from the coding sequence GTGGACATCGTCGTCAAGGGCCGCAAGACCGAGGTGCCCGAGCGGTTCCGCAAGCACGTGGCCGAGAAGCTGAAGCTGGAGAAGATCCAGAAGCTCGACGGCAAGGTGATCAGCCTCGACGTCGAGGTGTCCAAGGAACACAACCCGCGGCAGGCCGACAGGTCGGACCGCGTGGAGATCACCCTCCACTCCCGAGGCCCGGTGATCCGGGCGGAAGCCGCTGCGGCCGACCCGTACGCGGCGCTCGACCTCGCCAGTGACAAGCTCGAGGCACGACTGCGCAAGCAGCACGACAAGCGGTACACCCGCCGTGGAAACGGCAGGCTTTCGGCGGCGGAGGTCGGGGACGTGGTGCCCGGCGCCGCCCAGCTCAACGGAGACGGCCAGCTCGTCGCCGACGAGTCCGACAAGGTGCCCACCACGATGATGGGCTCGATCGAAGTCCAGGGCGAGGGCCCGCTGGTGGTCCGCGAGAAGACCCACCGGGCCGCACCGATGACGCTCGACCAGGCTCTCTACGAGATGGAGCTGGTCGGACACGACTTCTACCTCTTCGTCGACTCCGACACGAAGCAGCCGAGTGTCGTCTACCGCCGGCACGCGTACGACTACGGCGTCATCCACGTGGAGAGCGACCCGCTCGCCGAGGGTGGCGGCGCCGGCGGTGCGCTCGGCGGCTGA